Genomic window (Magnolia sinica isolate HGM2019 chromosome 6, MsV1, whole genome shotgun sequence):
AGGGAAAATAATATTTCCCCTGTTTTAAAGATTCTCATCGGAGGTTTTTTTGCTTCTTTCTAGTGGGGTTCAGACCACATAGTGTTGCCGCTGTTTATGCTATATCTAAGTTGTTTGTGGCTAGCGCTGTTGGGCTTGATCGCTTCTCTCTCCTTGGCCGTTTCTTCGGTAACTTGAATCTGCATGGACACAAAAAATGGATCAAAATATCCTTAAGTCCTCATGGTTTATGATTTGAATCTTACAGTTTGAATACAATATTATGGGAAACAAATTGACTCTTATATTGAACCCTATTTTCCAAAAATCCTGGTGTTTAGAATGGCATTACTATAAATAAGAGCATTAGGTGTGTTGATGTATTACCCTCAtaacctctctttctttcttctctcttctcgcCTTTCCACTATTCTTTTTCTATGACTTCACTATGGATTTAaacactaaaaaaattaaaatcaaaagTTACTTGGGCTTTTTTGGGACTAGTAGCATCTCTCACAATTGCATTAAGCACTTTTGAGAAggattttttaaagatcattttcatAATATGCCCTACAGGGACGATTCTAGccatgttgagatggatgagtggcaagatgagaaaGGGTAGAATTAGAACTGCATGCATCCAAGGGAACATATGAGTAGCCCAaaaaggtaataagatgaggaaaagcagatttcatgtgcaatggagacccaAAACTGCACCATTAGggttgagttggttcaagtttaAGACTCTAAAAGGGAAAGGAGAAAGTCCAAAAAGATacaggtggaggtagtaagaaaatatttgatgacctatggtctaactgagaATATGGTCGTTGATAGAATTGGATGGCAGAATAGGATTTGTAGCCAAACCCAGttagttggaataaggcttagatgacaacAATGACATGTACGAGTCGCCGTGATGGTTATTTTGGAGATAAGTGTCGACACAATCGACATTTTTTGAGATTAAGTGTCAACAAAATTGACATTGATTGACAAATTGGTTTAGATTTGGAGTGCTTATTCTAGCTTTGGCACTTGGAAGTTGAAAGTCTGAAACcactatcttttttcttttcttttctttcctttctaaaCAACAACTGACTGTGTTGTTGACTTGATTTGCCATGATGGTTATGTTGGAGATAAATGTCGACACAATCGACATTGATTGAAAAATTGGTTTAGATTTGGATTGCTTATCGTCATTTTTCGGGCTCCTAGCTTTGGCACTTGGAAGTTGAAAGTCcgaaaacacttttttttttttttctaaacaacaACTGACTGTGTTGTGGACTTGTGGTATTATGTCAACCTTTTGGACATTTCCTGAGATCCCtcctttttatgtttttcttatatcattttagattttCTTATGTTTTCTGGGTCTGTGCGTCTGGGAGGAGGCTTGTGAAGCTAAGTGAAAGTACACCCTTGGAGAAGCACTTGGAATCCTCTATAAGAACCATACAAGAAAGGTGCTGGCAGAAGGAGACTTGTTGAACTTCATCTCATGGGCTAATTCGCAAAAATTCCAAGCCTTGGAAATTAGCTTTCATCTCCTGGGCTAATTCATAAAATTCCTGGCCATGGAAATTAGTTTTCATGTTCAATGAAATCTGGGCTACTTTGTCTACCGCCATTGGTAGTGGCAAATTCTCCTGCTGATGCAGTAGCAAAAGAAGCTGTTTTTCGTGAAGATCTCTGAATTGGGAATTTATTTCCTCTTTGGTTCAATCCCATGGTCCAGATGACCAAAGGCCTTGGGTACCAAATTGGGTTTCTTGTAAATATGTATGCTTCTGAAGGTTCAGTTGCCAATAATACCTTGCCGAAGCTTCGAGTATTTAGTTATGAATGAAATAGACAATATACGATCAATGAGATTTGCCAAGTGCACTCGTGTGTGCAATAAAGGTCATGTACATGGCACACGTGCCAGATTCATTCCATCTATCTGGTTGGTTTTTTGCAAAAAATGTTTCTGGTCCAGTCAGCTTGTGggtcccaatattggaaacaggtggatgggttagaaaactctGGCCAAGTTTTTCAAAGCAGTACATATGTTTTGCAGAGAGCAGCCCACCTGTCcagtggatcaaactgatatttgggctagggcatcaatatagtggtgcgtttctgatgtatggattggatctcagacctatcGTGCATCAGCTTTATTGCGCGCCTTTggagcttagcaaagctctattaTGAGTAGGATGTTAGTCAGTACTGGTTATCAATTTTGATGCCTACTGGCAGCTTGGTTTGTGGGTAGTTAGACATTTGACTGAGTCCAATATTCACCATTTGTGATTTTTGTGTCTCGACCTTTACAGGCGGCTAAGGAGTTTGAGACAGAATTGAAGAAGGAGCCTGAAGATTCAATTGGATCCACTGCAGAGAAATCCACAGCTGTCAGTGAAAGCGAGAAACAAGACCTTGGAGTCTCAGGCACGAAAGAGAGCTTATGAGATCTGACGTGTATGATTCTCGAAATGCCAAGCCTTTTGATCCATGCAATTGTGTGTTGTATTTGAGTTGCAATGTTGTAGCTAGGATTTGATTTGCATAGATGAATTTGTTCTTTCCTCATGGAAACATATGTAATCACTCTTTAAGAAATTGATTTTGGATCTTAAAATCATagttttgaaacttgggaataTGTGTTTGCTGATCCAGACCATTATTCTGGTTAGCCTCATGCTGACCAAGGTGTGCCCTGAAAaccttccagattggaagatcctggctATCTCTCTTAATTGTCAATATACCTAGGTCGTTaatatcttccaatctgggagtcTGTAAATTGTAATAGGCCCATCAGATAAGCGGTATGGATGGCCAAACCACAACCTTACTAGCAAGTCTTTCTGAACTGCCCATTGTTTTCATTCAAGGGTGCAATTACCAAAAATGCAGCCACTTGCTGTTTATAACCATTCTTTTGTGGACAGTTGCTCTGAACATATCTTGACTGTCCAAAAATGGCAATGAATCAGTGCTCCACCAATTTTTTAACACACACCACATGATTTGTTGAACCCATGACCTGAGTGTTGTAATGCACAAAGTCCACAACTGAGGCATGACTAGAGACCCAGTGGACACATGGTTTACATCAAGTGTAGTAACCGTTCTTTGCACTACCGTTCTTTACCCAGTCGCACAAAAATGTGGCTCTCTGTCTGGACCAATTGGTAGACCGCTTCATGGGGCGGGCCAATGTTAGAAGTTTGCAGTGTCTTGGCTGTTAGCCTTTTTACCTTGTAAAAAGAGCTTTtacttttctttcccttttcttttctcttctgcACTATTGCTCGacaatggggcccactattcaggtGTCTGGACTGATGTGCGTGTATGTCACATGTATGGATGATCTCTTGCCGCCATTCTGAAAATGGTTTAAAAAAAGTGTATATGGTCATGCATATGTTGATTGCATGAGGCCTCAATTACCATTTAGTATATTTGTATCACCTCGTGTATGAGATCTGCAGCTGGACTGACCATATATATCTAGAGTGATCGGTCACATATATATTTAGATTGATCTCGACTGATCAAGACCGAGAATTGCACTGTGTAGGAGCGACGTAATTCAAGTCCAAGGCTCTAAAAGAGTAAAGGAGGCcccaaaggatgtgggtggagataATTAGAAAAGAATTGATGAGATATGGTTTAACTGATGATATGGTAGAGTGGAATGGCCTTAAAGAATTCGATGATGAAGATGAGATGGGACCAAACCTCAGGTCGGCTAGACCATGTGAAACATGTGAGATGGGAAGTACCcctattaaaatcctccaaatCGTGTGTGGAATCAGTCATGGTGTGTATATCCCGTCCAATCCACTCATTTGACACACGACACCACCATGAATGGATTTCCCAAGATTGAAGACATTCCAAGACTCGTGGGTGAGCTTTTaggcatgtgtggtccacctaggcgTTTTATTTGAGATATTTCTAGAATCCATGGTAaaaatatggtggcccacctgatgaacagagtggatgtgATGCATGTTTGTTCCATGTAGCCCTCAGTTAGCGCAAGTTAGGCAGACCGCATGCACATGCGAGTCATGATAGTGCTGTCTATCGGGGCTTCAAGGAAACCACCAGCTCGGTGGATCTGGGATTTTGGGgtgtaccatgatgtatgtgttttatatccatgctgtccatccgtttttccaacacattttaggtcatcatccaaaaattgaagcagatccaagtcttagatggaccacaccacagaaacaatgttgattgaatgcacaccattaaaaacttcctaggtttcaccgtaatatttatttccatccaaccggttgataagttcacatgtaaccgtatgaagggaaaacgcacatatcaacttgatccaaaacatttgtggccccaagaagtttttaatggtgggtgttcaattaacactgtttcctgttcgtatggctcacctgatttggatctgtctccattttgggctcaagcccgagctggtaaaacggatggagggctggatataaatcacatacatcacggtggccccacagtgcGAGTGCGCCGGTTACTCGGATGCATCGAAGCGGGTAAGTATTACTCCCCCTTCGACCTTCCTATCGGTGGAGAAAGACTTTGATACTcgcggagtgtgatggatgatggaaattcaaattaaactgtccaaattatgggtcccagttaGAGGTATTATGAATTTAAAATTATTCTTATTTAATCatctgattatcagattggtggacatttattagaatcttaaaaatgaaaaatatccaagggtcccatttcatcaaacacgtgcccaagaatcaaaggtcaggattgttctacaattttattttgaaagaaaaaaagatacagTGATTTCCACAATTTAGTGGGTTTGATTTCAATGCATGTCATGTGTAGAATTTCCAAATACATGTGTATCAAGCTTTGTACGGAGCCGGACTATTAATAACTTCCCTTTTTCAAATTATAAATTGAGAGTTATATGATACTTACGCAGTGCATGACGCTTGATCCACCGGCACTTACAGACATCAACTCAAATTAAGCTGATAAAATCATAGATATAACTGTTTCCAAGTCACCATatcaaaattagattggttgaagaATAATAATCTCTGATTTAGGGGCcacttttttgttgttgttgttgaaacaCGACCCTTGGGGTTCCTAGTTAAAACCATTTAATAAATGTCCACTGATACTATAGTTAGATAATGAAATAAGCGCATTATTTTCACCATGATACATCCAAACATAAAACAATAAAATTTTCAAGTCAATTTGACTTAATTTCAATGTAatatctaagtgcctgcgtatcatccatcaaactctgCCGGAGTATGAAACTGAGAAGGGACGCGACACTATAAATGCACCAAAACACAAACCGAAAACCTCATTTTCCCTCGTACAGAGCGTGACAGAGGCAGATGAAGAAGAGAGCAGCAGCAGCGAAAGGCGCTTCGAGCGTTCTTGTTTCTCCCCTCCCTGTCTCATCTCCTTCTCAAACCCTACGATTTCCGTCATCCTTCTCCGACTCTCCTCTCAAACCCTACCATTTCAATGCCGGCCTccgcccttcttcttcttctatgaaGAAAACCAAGCCCCCTCCTGCCTCTCCTCTCCTCAGCCACCTCTCTTCCCGGTCTCCCCCTCCTAAATCCGTAGCTTCGATCTCAGATCTCAAAGATCTCGCCTCTTCCGGCTCTGATTCCATCAAGAGGCACCTTGATCTCTGCCATTCCGAGATCCTCAAGGAAATCGACTCCTCCAAGTCCAGACTCTCCAAAAGATTCAAGGTATTTGGAAATATCTCTCCCTATTTCTGAAGAATTCCCGTTCCTTTTCGACTCTACTGTAATTTGATATTCTTTTTCTGCTTTCTATAGAGATTTCCGCGATTTCTTTTCACATGAACTGGAAAGTTTGAATAATTCCTGTTCCGTTTTTTTATTCCGCTGGAATTTGATGTTCTTTGACTGCTTTCTGTAGAAATTTCAGCGTTTTCTTTTTTACATAAACTTGGAAGTTCCTCGCACTTTCTGAAGAATTCCTGTTCTTTTTTATTCCGCTGGAATTTGATACTTTTTTGACTGCTTTATGTAGAGATTGCAAATTTTTTCCCCATACACTTGGAAGTTTCTCTTGATTTCTGAAGAATTCCAGTTTCTTTTCAATTCCCCTggaatttgatgttttttttttgtgctttCCGTAgagatttcaattttttttttccacataaaCTTGGAAGTTTCTCTCGCTTTATGAAGAATTCATGTTCCTTCTCAATTCTTCTGGAATTTGATGTTCTTTGACTACTCTCTGTATAGATTgcagtgttatatatatatatatatatatatatatatatatatataattggaaGTTTCTCTTGCTTTCTGAAGAATTCCCATTCCCTTATAATTCTGCTAAAATTTGATATTCTTTGACTGCTTTCTGTAGAGATTTCAGAGTTTTCTTCAAATAACTTATAAGTTTCTGTCAATTTCTGAAGAATTTATGTTCCTTTTCAATTCTGCTGGAATTTGATGTTCTTTta
Coding sequences:
- the LOC131247909 gene encoding uncharacterized protein LOC131247909 isoform X1, giving the protein MKKRAAAAKGASSVLVSPLPVSSPSQTLRFPSSFSDSPLKPYHFNAGLRPSSSSMKKTKPPPASPLLSHLSSRSPPPKSVASISDLKDLASSGSDSIKRHLDLCHSEILKEIDSSKSRLSKRFKIQSQACLQVTEEAEKEYKKLSDCISGNMEVMKASYAEFITEAQTSASRVCKGSIPELTRSLEKAIEGLRCRYGIPSTTI